The Bradyrhizobium sp. WSM471 genome includes the window ACCCGAAGTCTCACGGAGAACAGATTGCGGCAACCTTGGCAAATCCAAACTAGGGCCACTGCAGGCCAGCATCCTGCACTGCAGGAGAACAATTGAGCAACCTCAGAAACTGATCGTGAACCGCCGACCGCACATCAAGAGCCCGTTTTGGGGCCACCGATGCGCGCGGCAGGTCAGCTGTGTACCATAAGCAGAAGTACGGTCATCGGGTCGCGAGATGGTTCACGAACTATTGGACAATAGGAAGCCTGATCCGGAACGACGCACCGCCATGATCCCGATTTTCGGCCCTTATCTGCCCATTGTGGGCCTCGATAATGGTGCGCGCGATGGACAGCCCCATGCCCATGCCTTCGGCTTTGCTGCTGTAGAACGGGTCGAAGACTTCTTTCAGTTTGTCTTCGGGAATGCCCGGCCCGCGATCCAACACGGACAACTCGGCAAATTTTTCGACGCGCGCAGTCCGGATGCTTATGATGCGGTTTTCGGTAGGTATCTCCTTCATCGCGTCGATCCCGTTCGTGACAAGGTTAAGAATGACTTGTTGGAGTTGAATGCGGTCGCCGAGGATCGGAAGAGCTTCCGGCGTGATCACACTAACCAGTTCGACCTTTCGTCCAACGCCAAGAACGAGTTCGACAGTCTCACCAACGAGATCATTGAAGTCGAGGCTCTTCAGTTCAAAGGGTGCTTTTTTCAGCAGGCTCTTCATCCTCCGGATGACTTCGCTGGCGCGGCGGTCATCGCGCAGGATATCGCCGACGATCTCGTTCAGTTCCGCCATGTCGGGGCTCGAAGATTTCAGGATCACCTGAGCGGTTTCGGCATTGGTCAGAATAGCGCCGAGCGGCTGGTTGATTTCATGAGCAATTGAGGCGGTCAGTTCGCCAGCCGTGGCGATGCGATTGACATGGACAAGTTCCGCCGTGCGCTGCCTATACTGCACCTCGACAAGTTGACGCCGACGATGTTCGCGTAACAGGATAATAATAAATCCGGCCTGTATCACAAGAATCGCGACGACAGATGCGATCTGCCATGCATACCGTTCCCACACCGTCGGTTCTCGGAAGTAAACGGTACTTCCAGCAGGCAAATTGTTCTCGCTAATTCCCCAGCGCTGCATTTGCCGCCAATCGAACTTTGCAGCCGCGAACTCAATCGGCCGGGTCTTGATGTCCCCCGCCCTTTCCCCCGAAAGGATTCGGTTCGCGACACTGGCCGTGATTGCACTGCTCTCCAACACGGAAAACATCGGCCCCCCAACGAGGGCGCCTTCAAAAAAGGAGCCGTCGTAAGAGAAGATGGGGGCAGAGGCTACGGAAGCCAATGCATTCAACGCCTCGTTTTCTTCATGAGAGACACCTGCTGCATCCACATTCATCAAATGCCAGAGAATCGCGCTATGTGGCGGCAGCTTCGCTGCGTCCTTGAGAATGTCGGCAAAAGGCAACTCATCGTACCATTTCAAGACGACCCTGTTCGCAAAGGGAGCTAGTTGCCGCTGTATTTCCGCGTGCCAGAATACTTCGTTGGGAGATACTCCGTTCACAATTGCTAACGCTCTGGTATCCGGCAGCACTTGCAGGATAGTCTTGAGAATGGCAGCAAAATCGTGATCGACGGCTACGACCGTGTCGTTTTCCGAAAGTTGACTAAAATCGACGCGGCGCCTGTCAACAGCCGTGAAGATCATTGGGGTCGTTTGAAACAACTCGCTGCGATGCCTCTGGATAAAGCTTGCGGCGGGCGCTCCCACCGCGATTATCAGGTCGAGTGGCTCCCTGAGATAGAGCGCCCGGAGATACTGAACCAACGGGATTTCGGGCTCTGCGTTGTCCGATCTTGCGCTGGTGAGCGAGAAGTCTGTGAAATCAATCGACGATTTTACCTGACGAATGGTTTCGGCTCGAATCGTGCGAGCATAATCGCTCCAAGGCTTGAATTGTGGTCCGAACGAATGCAACATCAGAACGCGTTTGGCTGCTGGATCGGCCGCCTGACTTTGGCGCACCGTCACCTGCAACAAAGCGATGGCCAGCACAGCGGTGAAGCTCCGCGCGCGACAATTTCGCCATGATAAGGCAGTCGGCCAGAAACGCATTGCCATCCTAGTCCGGGCACTTAACCCGAGTGTTGGAACGATAAGGGCTCAATAAGATGATTGACAAGAAAAAGCGCTATCGGCGGTCGGGCTAGGGCGGATATCCGGTTTGGGTACTCGACCTTCGCTCAATCGGCTCTATCAGCAACTTGGCCGAGAACGGCTTTACCAGGTAGGCAAGGCACCCAGATTGAAGTGCAGTCTCGCGAATGAGGGGGCTGTCGTTTCCAGTCATGTAGATGACCGGTACATTATTCCCGGCCAGTTTGAGACGCCGTCTCACTTCGATCCCCGACCCATCACCCAAGTTTATGTCGAGCAGAACGCAAATTACGTCGTCGAAATCGGCGTGATTTTCGAAAGCACTCGCAGTCGGAAAGAGCAGGCTGCCGTAGCCGAACTGTCGCAGTATTCGACCTATACTTCGCAGCATACCGGGGTCGTCATCGACGACGAAAACAACGCCCTTATTTGAAGACATCAAGCTCCACCCAACCCGCCCAAGCAAACCCGCAACCCACTCACGCCGTGGTAAATTGTACGTTTGGCTGGGCTCTTTCCTTGACCTTAGTCAAGATTGGCGCTGGGGCATTCGGTCGAAAATGCTCGTTGCCGCTTCCGCTCCGGGTCAAAATGCGAAGAACTCAACCTGAGCAAATCTGGTCCGCCATGCCTCGGTGAGCGGACGTCCCGGAGGGCTGCCGCCATTTCCTCGATGGGCCAAAACCGGAAGTGCCAGTCATAAGGCCTGAGTGCTCGTTACTCCGGCAGCCCGGCTTGGCGTAATCCTTCTTCGCATCGCGAAACGTTCTCGGTCTTTCGATAAGGGCCCAATTCGTCCTTCCAAATTGGAAGCGAGCAGCTTGGGATACATCTCCCGCAGCCGGTACAGCGAGTGCGTCCCGCTCCAGGTGTTCGGCCATTGTGTTGCTTGCAGCGGCGATACGAAAAGCACGAATCGATGCTGCCGCTGTGCTCGCGGCGGCGGCTGCTTCATCGCCGTAATTCGGCCGAAAGAGAGCCGTCTTCAATTGCAAACTTCTACCGTCCCGCCCCGCCGCCACGCGTCAGCATACATATTAGTCGGTTGTAGGCGACAGCCCGGACGCACCGGCCTACAGCCACCCTGACCACAGACGATCTGTCCAGTCGCCTGCGGCTTCGCGGGCGCAGCTTCAACCTTCCTCCTCTCGTCGTCTCGCTTCTTGGCATCCTCGCGGGTCCCAAACGGCTTGTTGTCCTGCACCTTCTCGCACTCATTGTCGTCGTTGACGCGATGGCCGGCGCGGCAGGCGATCTTCACACAAGCGTCGCCATCGGCCTTGAAGCCGCGATCGCAGACCAGCGGGCAGATCCGACCCGGCTTAGCCTTGATGGCGTCGAGCGCGTCGAAGGTCGCCAGCTTGGCGTCGAACTTCGTCCCGGCGTATTTGTTAAATAACGTCAGCGAGCGTTGTGATGACGCATTCCAGTCGCCATCGGCAGCGGCGGCCAGGCAGCCGACGCGGCGCAGTTCGGACTGAACGAGCTTCGCCGTCTCTGAGGGGGACAGGGTTGGCTGTGACGAGGTCAGGGCAACGGCTGCAACTTTCTGGGGGCTGTCCTCAACTTGCCGTTTCTCGGCAGCTTGCTTCTCGGCGGCCTGCTTGTCGGCCAGAGCTTTCGCAATGGCCTCTATTTCCTTGCGCCGTTGCTCGGCGGCGGCGGCTTTCGCCTCCTCGACCTGCTTGGCCTTCTCGGCGGCGAGCCGCGCATCCTCAGCAGCCTTGGCGGCGGCGGCGGCTTTGTCCTGTTCGGTCTTCTTTGCACGGTCAGAGGCAAGCCGTGCCTTGTCTTCTTCGGCCTGCCGAGCCTTCTCGACCGCTGCTGCGCGGGTCTCCTCCGCGGCGATCTTGTTGAGTTGGCCCTTCGCCAGCCCCGCATAAAAGCCGTCCGGGTACTGAGCGAGGAAAACGTTCCAGCCATCGCGAGTGCCGAGCTGCAGGGCAAGTTCATAGTTGCGGCGAATGGCATCATCAGGGCTGGCCTGAGGGCCGGTTGCTGTCGGCTTCGCGGCCACGATCGCTATA containing:
- a CDS encoding response regulator transcription factor, which gives rise to MSSNKGVVFVVDDDPGMLRSIGRILRQFGYGSLLFPTASAFENHADFDDVICVLLDINLGDGSGIEVRRRLKLAGNNVPVIYMTGNDSPLIRETALQSGCLAYLVKPFSAKLLIEPIERRSSTQTGYPP
- a CDS encoding ATP-binding protein gives rise to the protein MRFWPTALSWRNCRARSFTAVLAIALLQVTVRQSQAADPAAKRVLMLHSFGPQFKPWSDYARTIRAETIRQVKSSIDFTDFSLTSARSDNAEPEIPLVQYLRALYLREPLDLIIAVGAPAASFIQRHRSELFQTTPMIFTAVDRRRVDFSQLSENDTVVAVDHDFAAILKTILQVLPDTRALAIVNGVSPNEVFWHAEIQRQLAPFANRVVLKWYDELPFADILKDAAKLPPHSAILWHLMNVDAAGVSHEENEALNALASVASAPIFSYDGSFFEGALVGGPMFSVLESSAITASVANRILSGERAGDIKTRPIEFAAAKFDWRQMQRWGISENNLPAGSTVYFREPTVWERYAWQIASVVAILVIQAGFIIILLREHRRRQLVEVQYRQRTAELVHVNRIATAGELTASIAHEINQPLGAILTNAETAQVILKSSSPDMAELNEIVGDILRDDRRASEVIRRMKSLLKKAPFELKSLDFNDLVGETVELVLGVGRKVELVSVITPEALPILGDRIQLQQVILNLVTNGIDAMKEIPTENRIISIRTARVEKFAELSVLDRGPGIPEDKLKEVFDPFYSSKAEGMGMGLSIARTIIEAHNGQIRAENRDHGGASFRIRLPIVQ
- a CDS encoding caspase domain-containing protein; translation: MGAFRWFSLFVSIWLMCSSAHAERRIALVIGNSAYKSVPKLSNPANDAALVGGMFKKAGFDWIDIRTDLNASEMRKALRDFGGRARDAEVAVVYYAGHGIELDGTNYLIPTDASLETDSDVLDETVALDRALFAVEPAKQLRLIILDACRDNPFAKTMKRTVAARAIGRGLAKVEPTSPNTMIAFAAKAGSTASDGDSKNSPFAAALVERLPTPGLDLRKAFGFVRDDVLKNTSYKQEPYVYGSLGGDDIAIVAAKPTATGPQASPDDAIRRNYELALQLGTRDGWNVFLAQYPDGFYAGLAKGQLNKIAAEETRAAAVEKARQAEEDKARLASDRAKKTEQDKAAAAAKAAEDARLAAEKAKQVEEAKAAAAEQRRKEIEAIAKALADKQAAEKQAAEKRQVEDSPQKVAAVALTSSQPTLSPSETAKLVQSELRRVGCLAAAADGDWNASSQRSLTLFNKYAGTKFDAKLATFDALDAIKAKPGRICPLVCDRGFKADGDACVKIACRAGHRVNDDNECEKVQDNKPFGTREDAKKRDDERRKVEAAPAKPQATGQIVCGQGGCRPVRPGCRLQPTNMYADAWRRGGTVEVCN